From Verrucomicrobiota bacterium, one genomic window encodes:
- the hisF gene encoding imidazole glycerol phosphate synthase subunit HisF, whose translation MLARRVIPCLDVHGGQVTRGVQFGRAEAGGLRNVGDPVELAMRYNEQGADEMVFFDITASAHGRASMVSVIERAADECFMPLTVGGGIRTVDDMHTMLRAGADKVSINTSAISHPGLIRAGAEKFGSQCIVVSIDVKRTAPGRWEVFSKGGREPTGMEAVEWATRAVSLGAGEIVLNSIDADGTKAGFDLVITRRISESVGVPVVASGGAGSLEHMAEVLLEGKADAVLAASVFHFGEQTVGDAKRYLSSRGIPVRP comes from the coding sequence ATGCTCGCCCGCCGCGTCATTCCGTGCCTTGACGTCCACGGCGGCCAGGTTACGCGCGGCGTTCAGTTCGGGCGCGCGGAGGCGGGAGGACTTCGCAACGTCGGGGACCCGGTCGAACTCGCGATGCGTTACAACGAGCAAGGCGCGGATGAGATGGTGTTCTTCGACATCACAGCGAGCGCGCACGGCAGGGCGAGCATGGTCAGCGTCATCGAGCGCGCCGCCGACGAGTGCTTCATGCCGCTGACCGTCGGCGGGGGCATCCGGACCGTGGACGACATGCACACGATGCTTCGCGCCGGTGCGGACAAAGTGAGCATCAACACGTCCGCCATCAGTCATCCCGGTCTCATCCGCGCCGGCGCGGAGAAATTCGGCAGCCAGTGCATCGTCGTGTCCATCGACGTGAAGCGCACCGCGCCGGGCCGATGGGAGGTTTTTTCCAAGGGCGGCCGCGAGCCCACGGGCATGGAAGCCGTCGAGTGGGCGACGCGAGCCGTTTCGCTTGGGGCGGGCGAGATCGTGCTGAACTCGATCGACGCCGACGGGACGAAGGCCGGGTTTGACCTCGTCATTACGCGGCGCATCAGCGAGTCGGTCGGCGTGCCGGTGGTGGCGAGCGGAGGCGCGGGTTCGCTCGAGCACATGGCCGAGGTCTTGCTCGAGGGCAAGGCCGACGCGGTGCTGGCCGCGAGCGTCTTTCACTTTGGCGAACAGACCGTCGGGGACGCGAAGCGCTATTTGTCCTCGCGTGGAATTCCGGTGCGACCATGA
- a CDS encoding DMT family protein has translation MTDLTQNRWLPIALLTASNVFMTFAWYGHLKFKQLPLGFVVLASWGIAFFEYCLMVPANRWGNSTYSATQLKIMQEVITLVVFVGFAVAYLGERLRWNHFAAFLCILAAVGFTFIPKE, from the coding sequence ATGACAGACCTCACTCAAAACCGCTGGCTTCCGATCGCGTTGCTCACGGCGTCCAACGTGTTCATGACCTTCGCGTGGTATGGCCACCTCAAGTTCAAGCAACTGCCGCTCGGGTTCGTCGTGCTCGCGAGCTGGGGCATTGCCTTCTTCGAGTATTGCCTGATGGTGCCCGCCAATCGCTGGGGCAACTCGACCTACTCCGCCACGCAGCTCAAGATCATGCAGGAAGTCATCACGCTCGTCGTGTTCGTCGGTTTCGCCGTCGCGTATCTCGGTGAACGGCTCCGATGGAATCACTTCGCCGCATTCCTCTGCATCCTCGCCGCGGTCGGTTTCACCTTCATCCCGAAGGAATGA
- the hisI gene encoding phosphoribosyl-AMP cyclohydrolase, translated as MSFYDKLKFTNDGLIPAIVQEQSTGRVLMMAWMNRASIETTIATGKTHFWSRSRQKFWMKGESSGHVQVVKAIAFDCDGDTLLIQVEQTGAACHEGFKSCFFRSVEPGGEAWKETEPRLENPETIYGKK; from the coding sequence ATGAGCTTTTACGACAAACTCAAGTTCACGAACGACGGCCTCATCCCGGCCATCGTGCAGGAGCAGTCCACCGGCCGCGTGCTGATGATGGCGTGGATGAACCGCGCCTCGATCGAGACCACCATCGCCACGGGCAAGACGCATTTCTGGAGCCGCTCCCGGCAGAAGTTCTGGATGAAGGGCGAGTCGAGCGGACACGTGCAGGTGGTCAAAGCCATCGCCTTCGACTGCGACGGCGACACGCTGCTCATCCAAGTCGAGCAGACTGGCGCCGCTTGCCATGAGGGATTCAAGTCGTGCTTCTTCCGCTCGGTCGAGCCCGGCGGCGAAGCGTGGAAGGAAACCGAGCCGCGCCTCGAGAACCCGGAAACAATTTACGGCAAGAAGTGA
- the trpE gene encoding anthranilate synthase component I: MYSPTLNEFLQRTGQGNLIPVTRRILADFETPLSAYKKIRGQGESFLFESVEGGEHLGRYSFVGCNPRAVIRQTGAVVEVLEGGKAAEKFGVPVHGKEPCEKCVRDGLEVVERVLARFKPVAVPGLPRFTGGAVGFIGYEFIHDVEPVVPRPARDELGTPTMVFLIADELLIFDRVAQTITILVNAVLDDAPSATEAYENAVAEIERLVSLLEQPSQHAPVTLPAEAPHLAFESNTPKEKFLANVRKSKEFITAGDVIQIVGSQRFSAETEASPVDVYRAARSVNPSPYMFLLELGGFSLVGASPEIHVRCEDRKVEIRPIAGTRRRGKTPDEDAALEKELLADPKERAEHVMLVDLARNDIGRVCDFGSVQVRDLMIVERYSHVMHIVSSVEGRLAADKTSYDLMRATFPAGTVSGAPKIRAMQIISELEGTTRGPYAGCVGYFSFNGNCDTCITIRTALLKDGKAYVQAGGGWVNDSEPESEFQETVNKSKAMLKAVALAEGIGATG, translated from the coding sequence ATGTATTCGCCGACGCTCAACGAGTTCCTGCAACGGACGGGGCAGGGGAACCTCATCCCGGTCACCCGCCGCATCCTCGCGGACTTCGAGACGCCGCTGTCCGCCTACAAAAAGATCCGCGGGCAGGGCGAGTCATTCCTCTTCGAGTCTGTGGAGGGTGGCGAGCATCTCGGGCGCTACTCGTTCGTCGGCTGCAACCCGCGCGCCGTCATCCGGCAGACGGGCGCGGTGGTCGAGGTGTTGGAAGGCGGGAAGGCCGCGGAAAAGTTCGGCGTGCCCGTGCACGGCAAGGAGCCGTGCGAGAAGTGCGTCCGCGACGGCCTCGAAGTCGTCGAGCGCGTCCTCGCGCGCTTCAAGCCCGTCGCAGTGCCGGGGCTGCCGCGCTTCACCGGCGGCGCGGTCGGGTTCATCGGCTACGAATTCATCCATGACGTCGAGCCCGTGGTGCCGCGGCCCGCGCGCGACGAGCTTGGCACGCCCACCATGGTCTTCCTCATCGCGGACGAGTTGCTGATCTTCGACCGCGTCGCGCAGACCATCACCATCCTCGTCAACGCCGTGCTCGACGATGCGCCCTCCGCCACCGAGGCCTACGAGAACGCCGTCGCCGAGATCGAGCGGCTCGTGTCGCTGCTCGAACAACCTTCCCAACACGCGCCCGTGACGCTTCCCGCGGAGGCGCCGCACCTCGCGTTCGAGTCCAACACGCCCAAGGAGAAGTTCCTCGCCAACGTCCGCAAGTCGAAGGAGTTCATCACCGCGGGCGACGTCATCCAAATTGTCGGGTCACAGCGCTTCAGCGCCGAGACCGAGGCGTCGCCCGTGGACGTTTACCGCGCCGCGCGTTCGGTGAACCCCTCGCCCTACATGTTCCTGCTCGAACTCGGCGGCTTTTCGCTCGTCGGCGCGTCGCCGGAAATTCACGTGCGCTGCGAGGATCGCAAAGTTGAAATTCGTCCCATCGCCGGCACGCGCCGTCGCGGCAAGACGCCGGACGAAGACGCCGCGTTGGAAAAGGAACTGCTCGCCGACCCGAAGGAGCGCGCCGAACATGTCATGCTGGTGGACCTCGCGCGCAACGACATCGGGCGCGTGTGCGATTTCGGCAGCGTGCAGGTGCGCGACCTGATGATCGTCGAGCGTTACAGCCACGTGATGCACATCGTGTCGAGCGTCGAGGGCCGGCTGGCGGCGGACAAAACCAGTTACGACCTGATGCGCGCGACGTTCCCGGCGGGCACGGTGAGCGGCGCGCCGAAGATTCGCGCCATGCAGATCATCTCCGAACTCGAGGGCACGACGCGCGGGCCGTATGCCGGTTGCGTGGGCTACTTCAGTTTCAACGGCAACTGTGACACCTGCATCACCATCCGCACCGCGCTGCTTAAGGACGGCAAAGCGTATGTTCAGGCGGGAGGCGGCTGGGTCAATGACTCAGAGCCAGAGAGCGAGTTTCAGGAGACGGTGAACAAGAGCAAGGCGATGCTGAAGGCAGTGGCGTTGGCGGAGGGTATCGGGGCGACCGGCTGA